One Archangium violaceum genomic window, CATTCGCGCCGGAGTGGCCACGCTCGTCCGGTTCGAGGCCCCCTTGCGGCTCGGAGCCATGAGGCATCCGGCACACGAGGAGCGCATCCAGCTCGTCCGGATGAACGACGAGACACTGATCATCATCTCCACCACGAACCTGGCCGAGGGTGAACAGATCCCGCTCATCGTGGAGGCCGGGCCCGGTGCCAGGCCCCTCCGCTTCGTGCTCATCACCCGGCACGACACGGTGGATGTACAGGTGCGCGTGGTGCTCGGACAGGTGTCCGACGATGGGGCGGAGGCGGAGTCCATGGCCCGGAACCTCCTTGCCGCGCCGGATGCCCGCGCAACGCTCGCCGTCCCACGAGAAACGGTGAACTCCGATCCAAGGGAGTCACGGGGACAGGTCCAATCCCTGCTCTGGATGGGGCGGCGCTTCTTCGCCACCGTGACCGTGCACAGCCGTAAAAAGGGCGCACCACCCTGGAGACTGGTTCAAGCACGCCTGCGGGCAACGCTCCCGGATGGAACCCTCCTGGAATGGCCCGCGCACCTGACTTCTGGAACAGCAAGCCCCATCCGTCAGCGCTACATCGTGACCGACCTTCTCCCAGAAGGAGCCTCGAGGCTGGAGCTGGCACTGGACGGACAGGACTCACCCGGAGCCTACCAACGCCTTCCCATGGAGGAAGTGCCGACCCGCCCATGAGCCCGCCCATCCATCCCAACCAACTCCGCGCGGGGGACCGCGTGAGGGACTTCCACATCGTGCGCCAACTGGGTATCGGAGGATTCTCCTTCGTCTTCCAGGTGGCACGTGGAGGGCGCCAGTACTCGATGAAGATGGCGGCCCGGCCTCCCTCGGCGGAGGATGAGGACCAGGTGGATGCATGGATGCGCCGCGAGGTCGCCTCGCTGGAGTACCTCGACAACCCCCACCTGCTGCCAGTACTCGAGTGGGGCCGGTGGCCCGATCCGGAAAGGGGTTACGCCTGGTTCGTCACCCCCTACGTCTCGGGGAGTACGTTCCACGTGTGGCGCTGGCGCGAACGTGCATCGCTCCACCGCGCGGTGGGCGTGCTGTGCGAGTTCCTGAAGACGCTGGAGACACTGCATGAGCGCGGCGTGTGCCACCGGGACGTCAAGGCGGACAACCTCCTGGTGCGCCAGGGAGATGACAGTCCGTTCCTCATCGACTTCGGCTCGGCGCACCTGCCCTGGGCGCGCCCCCTGACGGAAGGGCTGGCTCCCGGAACCCTCTACTGCCAGCCTCCCGAGGCCATCGCCTTCGTGCTGTTCGACGCCACGCGCCCGGGTTCGCGACTGGAGGCGCGTCCCGCCGCCGACCTGTATGCCATTGGCGTCCTGCTATACGAAACCCTCACCAACTGCCGTCCCCTCAGCACCCGGCTGTCGCTGGAGCAATCCCTGGTGGCCATCGCCACCACCTCCCCCCTGCATCCCCAGCAGCTCGCCCCTACTGCGCCTACCTCCCTGTGCGCACTGACCCTGTCGCTCCTGGCGAAGGACCCTGAACACCGGCCCCCAAGCGCCCGCGCCGTGCGCGAGGAACTGGAGCGGCTGCGTGGAGAAGAAGGGCACACCGAGTCCTGGCAGGCTCCCGCGAAGCGGCCTTCCGAATGCACGGGGTTGAGGACGCTCTTCCCGGACGTGGACATGCTGGAGGAGTCGCGGGAGGAAGCACAGGAGCCGGAGCAACCCGCCGCCGCCCCTCCATCCCAGGAGATCCCGCAACCCGCGCGCACAGGGCCAGCGGGAAGGCGGACGCGGCGATTCGTCGCGCTGACACTCGGGCTGGGGTTGCTCGGGATAGGGTGGACGCTCCTCCGCGTCGCACAGGCGACTCCTCCAGAGGGTGGCTGGCGTGCGGAGCCCACCGCGCCGGCCAGTCCGGTGCATTCCGACAAAGGAACGCAGTCCGTGTCCTCCGCTCCCAACTCCGAAGCCTTCCTCTCTTCCCCTACCCCGACCCAGGCAAACTCACGCCTGTGCGTGCTGCTCACCAGCGTGCTGGGAGTGGCCGCCGCGCAACTCGCCGGGTGTGCCACCGCTCCCGTCCGGCCCGATCCCATCGGATACCTCGCGAGTTGCTCACCCGAGGCTCGCGCCACTCCCGTCAAGCTGGGCATCGTGCCCGACGAGCAAGGTTCCTTCATCGATCCGGAATCCGGCACTCCAGCATCGGATGAATCCATCGAGGATGGAGGCTCCCTCAACCTCAAGCCCGGCCCCATCTCCGCCTCCATGTTCGTGAACATGAAAGGACAGGAGTTGTACGTGAGAATCACCGGCGAGGCCGTGACGACCCCCAATCGTGTCTACATCCAGTTCGACCGTTTGTACCTGCCGGACGGCACCTCGTATCCCATCTGTGGAGTGGCCGTGGATGGCTTGCACGAGTACGGCATCCCAACGTACGCGAGGCTGCCCATGCGTGGGGCCAAGGTGGACCCGGCCCGTGTAGACAAGAGTCCCGGCAGCGTGGTGCTCAACGACCCACGCTTCGAGACGGTGTTGCAGGGACCCGAGGGCTACTACATGCCCCGCGTCAACATGGCCCCGCCGGACTGGCGCTGAGACCTTCCGTTCGGGCCTGACGAGACAGCGGCGCTGCGTGCGCCGCGTGTCTCCGGGAGGC contains:
- a CDS encoding protein kinase domain-containing protein, which gives rise to MSPPIHPNQLRAGDRVRDFHIVRQLGIGGFSFVFQVARGGRQYSMKMAARPPSAEDEDQVDAWMRREVASLEYLDNPHLLPVLEWGRWPDPERGYAWFVTPYVSGSTFHVWRWRERASLHRAVGVLCEFLKTLETLHERGVCHRDVKADNLLVRQGDDSPFLIDFGSAHLPWARPLTEGLAPGTLYCQPPEAIAFVLFDATRPGSRLEARPAADLYAIGVLLYETLTNCRPLSTRLSLEQSLVAIATTSPLHPQQLAPTAPTSLCALTLSLLAKDPEHRPPSARAVREELERLRGEEGHTESWQAPAKRPSECTGLRTLFPDVDMLEESREEAQEPEQPAAAPPSQEIPQPARTGPAGRRTRRFVALTLGLGLLGIGWTLLRVAQATPPEGGWRAEPTAPASPVHSDKGTQSVSSAPNSEAFLSSPTPTQANSRLCVLLTSVLGVAAAQLAGCATAPVRPDPIGYLASCSPEARATPVKLGIVPDEQGSFIDPESGTPASDESIEDGGSLNLKPGPISASMFVNMKGQELYVRITGEAVTTPNRVYIQFDRLYLPDGTSYPICGVAVDGLHEYGIPTYARLPMRGAKVDPARVDKSPGSVVLNDPRFETVLQGPEGYYMPRVNMAPPDWR
- a CDS encoding DUF2381 family protein, which translates into the protein MRPGPWLLLLSLLLSTLASAQDPPNEQAFQWRTLVAPARPDEVPPLELHIRAGVATLVRFEAPLRLGAMRHPAHEERIQLVRMNDETLIIISTTNLAEGEQIPLIVEAGPGARPLRFVLITRHDTVDVQVRVVLGQVSDDGAEAESMARNLLAAPDARATLAVPRETVNSDPRESRGQVQSLLWMGRRFFATVTVHSRKKGAPPWRLVQARLRATLPDGTLLEWPAHLTSGTASPIRQRYIVTDLLPEGASRLELALDGQDSPGAYQRLPMEEVPTRP